The stretch of DNA GTCGGAGGTCGCCCTGGCCCTCGCGGCCCGCGAGCGGCTGCAAGGCGAAGGCGTCCCAACCAGGGTCGTATCGATGCCGTCGTGGGAGCTCTTCGAGGCCCAGCCCGCGGAGTACCGCGCCGAGGTCCTGCCGGCCTCGGTCAAGGCCAGGATCTCCATCGAGGCCGGGGTGACCCTCGGATGGTCGAAGTACGTGGGTGACGCCGGCGCGTCGATCGGGCTGGATCGCTACGGCGCTTCCGCGCCAGGCGAGATCCTGCTGGAGCGCTTCGGGTTCACCGTGGACGAGGTCGTGAGAAGGGCGAAGGACATCTTGTGAGGTACGCAATCGGTACGGCCCTCCTCCTTACCGGCTGCGCCGGTCTGGGGACTCTCTTTCCGGCCCCGACGCCCACGGGCGCCATGCAGGCCGGCACGCCTGCCCCCGCGATCCTGACTTTCAGCGCCGAGGCCAACTTCGCCGCGGGCGCCGCGTTCGACCCCGGCAAGCCCCTGAGCGCCGCTTTCCGCCGGATTCAAGGCACCATGCGCACGCTTGCGCCCAAGCAATACGCGATCGCCCTCTCCCGCATCGCCCTGGTGCCGGCGACCGGATCGGCGATGGCTACGGGCAGCCAGACCATCCTGGCCAGCGATACGCTGGCCGACTCGGTGGTGGTCGACCTGTCGCCGGACGCACCGGCCAGGGACGTCGCCACCGGGTCGCTTCTGGCCGGTTCCTACGCCGGCGTTGTCGTCGACATCTACTGGGTCCAGTGCAAGATCCCGGTCAACGGCAAGGATCAGACGCTACGGGTCTACCTCACCGACGACGACTTCCCCGGCCAGAAGCCATTCGGCAAGGGCAAGCACCACCAGGGAGACGTGACGTTCATCGACGACGCGGGCACCGAACTGGGCTGGGTCGGCACCCACGGATTCTCGCCGGCCACCCGATCGGTACCCCCGGCAACCGGCAGCCATTTTGCCTCGGCGCCCGATCCCAGGACCGGACACGACCGCGGGCCGTTCGGCAACGACGATCTCTGGGGCAAGATACCCGCCGACAAGCCCTATCAGGTCGGGCAGTACTTCCTGGCTCCGCTCGACCTGCGGGCCGGCGCGTCGGGCAGGGCCAGGATGCAACTGGACATCCAGAAGGCCTGGGATTATGAGGATCGCGACGAGAGCGAGACGTTCAATCCGGCCGGCGGGCGCGACGCGAGCGAACCCGGGGCCGCCTGGAATCCCGTCCTGCCCAGGTTCCGCTTCCAGTAGGCTAGTCCTTGGAAGGGTCGGGTCGCCGCCTCGGCACCATGAAAAGCGTCGGCCCGATCCCGATGAGGGCGATGATCCCGGCGAGGCGGAACGCCTCCTGGAACGCGGGCACCTGGGATTGCTGGTGCGCCAGGATCGTGGCGAGCAGCGCGATGCCGAAGGTGCCGCCGATCTGCCGCGTGACGTTGTAGAGGCCCGACGCGTGCCCGATGCGTTCGATCGGCACGGCGCCCAAGGATGTCTGGTTCATCGCCGGAAAGGCGAGGGCGAACCCGACCGACCGGAGCACGGTCCAGGCCACGATCTCGCCATCGGGCGTCTCGACCGTCATGCCGGCCTGCAGGAAGAGCGACAGGCTGACGGCCCCGAGGCCGCACCCGAGCAGGAGGCGCGGATCGAGCCTGCCGAGCAGCAAGCCGCTGAGCGGCATCGTCAAGGCCATGGTCAGGCCCTGCGGCAACAGCAGAAGACCGGTGTGCAGCGCATCGCGGCCCATGAGATTTTGCAGGAATAGCGGCAGCAGGAACAGGCTGCCGAAGAGGCCGATGCCCACTACTACCGAGGCGAGCGTGCCGGCAGTGTAGGTGGGGATCGCGTACAGGCGCAGATCCACGATGGCGTCGGTCCGGCGCAGGGACACCGCGAGAAACGCCACGAAGCTGATCGCCGCCGCCAGGAACAGGCCGCGGATGTTCGCCGAGGCCCACCCCTGGCCCGTACCGTGACTGAACGCCAGGAGCAGCGTCGTCAGGAAGATTGCCATGAAAGCGAAGCCGACCGCATCGAAGCCCACCCGGCGCGCGGGGTTGTCCCGCACGATCCACCAGGCCAGGGTCGCGGCCGCCATGCCGACCGGCAGGTTCACGAAGAAGATCCACCGCCAATCCAGGAAGTCCACCAGATAGCCGCCAAGGGTGGGGCCGATGGTGGGCGCGAGCATCACGCCGACGCCCACCAGGGCCATCGAGAGCCCGCGGCGATGCGGGGGGAAGGCCTCGAAGAGAATCGCCTGGCCAATCGGCGGGATGGCGCCGCCGACCGCCCCTTGGAGGATCCGGAACGCCACGAGGCTGGCCGTGTCCCACGCCAGGCCGCAAAGCAGCGAGACCAAGGTGAAGAGCGCGATGGCCCCGGCGTACAGGCGACGCCGTCCGAAGCGATCTCCCAGGAATCCCGTCGTGGGCATCATGACGGCCGCGGCCAGCATGTAGCCGGTGGACACCCACTCGATCTCCTTCACGTCCGACCCGAAGGCGCCCATGATCCTGGGCAACGCCACGTTGACGACCGAGTTGTCCATGATCACGATGAACATGCCGAGCAGCACGGGGAGTGCCGCCCACCACATGTAGTTGCGGTCGGTGACCTCGAGGGTCAAAGAGGCTTTTCCAGGAAGGATGCGACCTGTGCGGGGAATGCCCGCGTGTCGATGGGCTTGGCGATGAAGCCGTCACAGCCGGCGTCCTGCGCCTGATCTCGATCTTCCAACCGGACGTAGGCCGAAAGCGCCACGATGACGATACCAGCCGTATTCTCATCCGCCTTCAGCAGCCGGGTCAACTCCAGACCGCTGATCCCGGGCAACTGCAGATCCATCAGGACCAGATCGGGACGCCACTCGCGGATCAGCTCGAGGCCATTCTCTGGCCGGTCGGCGACCTTGACCGCGAAACCTTCGCACTCCAGGACATAGGCCGCGAGGCGGGCGCCGGCCGGGTTATCGTCCACGATGACTATGCGGCCCTTCATGGAGAACCTCTGGGTAACTCGGCCCAGAACACGCTGCCTTCTCCAGGCTGGCTCATCACGCCGACGCTCCCGCCTTGCGCCTCGACGATGCGCCTGGTCAGCGCGAGGCCGAGACCTGCGCCCGAATGCCGCTTGGCGGCGCCCATGTCGAGTTGCTCGAACGGCTGGAACAACCGAGGCTGGTTCTCCGCCGAAATCCCGCAGCCGTTGTCCAGGACTTCGAGGCGAAAACGGTCCGTGCCGGCGTTTAGCGCCCGGATGGCGACCAGGCCGCCGGACTCGCTGAACTTGATGGCGTTCGTGACGTAGTTGATCAGCACCTGCTTGAGCCGGACCGGGTCGGTGACCACGCGGCCGAGAGTCGGTTCGACGTCGACGGCCAGTTCGACGCCCCGCAGCTCGGCCAGACCGCGCGTCGCCGCGCAGACCTGCTCGACGATCGGCCGGACTTCAACTGGTTCGGGCCGCAGGCGCGTGCGGCCGGCCTCGATGGCCGAGAGATCGAGCGCGTCGTCGATGAGGGCCTGGAGGTGGCGCCCGCTGGAGACGATGTTTGCGAGGAACTCGGCCTGGACCGGCGTGACGGGGCCGGCGCGCAGGTCGACGAGGACCTCCGAGAACCCGATGATGGCGTTCAGCGGCGTCCGCAGCTCGTGGGACATGTTGGCGAGGAACTCGCTCTTGCGCCGGTTGGCGGCCTCGGCCTCCCGCATGCGGACCTTTCGCACTTCCGAGTAGCGGTCCCAGAAGATGCCCGCGGCGACGACGAATCCGGCACCGACCGCCGTCATGCCCGTTCCCGCCAAGGCCACCAAGGTCTCGACCGAGAAGTGGGTCGTCTCGTCGAGGATCACCACGACGACCTGGAGCATGTAGGGGAGGAAGATCGCGATGGCCAGCGCGGCGAAGAACGAGAACCTCGCCACGCCTGCCTTCAAGACCAGGGACAGGGGAGGCCGATCCTGCTGCCACAGCAGCAGCGTCACCGCGATCAGGATCGCCAGTAGGGCCTCGGCCGGCGGAAGACCCACCGTGTCGAGTTCACCCGGGTGGAGCGCGACCAGGGAGACTTCGGAAAGTGAGAATACCGCCGGGCAGAGCGCGACCGCGGCGCATAGCTGGCTCAGCGCCGGGCGCCCCAGTCCCCCGGCGGCCAGGGAGGCCCCGAGGGGTGCGCCTTCGAGGACCAGGAATGCGACCTGGTCGGTGGTCACGCCCGCCTCGGCTCGGGCACCATGTAGCCCAGGCGGGGCCGATTGACGAGGATCCTGGGCTCGTCGGGATTGTCCTCGATCTTGCGGCGGATCTTCTTGACGTGCGCGCGCAGGATTTCCGGATTCCCCAGGCGCGGCGGGTAGCCCAGGGCCTCGACCAGCAGGGTTTCGGCCGACACGGGCACGCCCACGCGCTCGAGCAGGTGGCGCAGGATGGCGAATTCGCTCGGGGTAAGCTGCACCTGCCGTTCCCCGGAGCGCAGTTCGTGATTGCGCAGGTCGAGTTCCAGATCGCCGGCCCGAAGGCATTCGGTGTCGCGCAGGTGGAAGCCCGCGGCACGCTTGAGCAGGTTGCGCATCCGCAGCACGAGTTCCATCTGATCGATGGGCTTGGTCAGGAAATCGTCGGCGCCCTCGGCGAGGGCGCGATACCGATCGGTCATGTCCAGGCTGCCGGTAACCACGACGATCGGGATGGCGGCCGCCGCCGGATCGTCGCGGAAGATGCGGCAGATCTCCTGGCCGTCCCCGTCCGGGAGGCCGAGATCCAGGAGCAGCAGATCGGGCGGCCCCGCCTTGAGCCGCAGCAGGACTTCCTCCTTGGA from Candidatus Tanganyikabacteria bacterium encodes:
- a CDS encoding multidrug efflux MFS transporter; protein product: MTLEVTDRNYMWWAALPVLLGMFIVIMDNSVVNVALPRIMGAFGSDVKEIEWVSTGYMLAAAVMMPTTGFLGDRFGRRRLYAGAIALFTLVSLLCGLAWDTASLVAFRILQGAVGGAIPPIGQAILFEAFPPHRRGLSMALVGVGVMLAPTIGPTLGGYLVDFLDWRWIFFVNLPVGMAAATLAWWIVRDNPARRVGFDAVGFAFMAIFLTTLLLAFSHGTGQGWASANIRGLFLAAAISFVAFLAVSLRRTDAIVDLRLYAIPTYTAGTLASVVVGIGLFGSLFLLPLFLQNLMGRDALHTGLLLLPQGLTMALTMPLSGLLLGRLDPRLLLGCGLGAVSLSLFLQAGMTVETPDGEIVAWTVLRSVGFALAFPAMNQTSLGAVPIERIGHASGLYNVTRQIGGTFGIALLATILAHQQSQVPAFQEAFRLAGIIALIGIGPTLFMVPRRRPDPSKD
- a CDS encoding response regulator, translated to MKGRIVIVDDNPAGARLAAYVLECEGFAVKVADRPENGLELIREWRPDLVLMDLQLPGISGLELTRLLKADENTAGIVIVALSAYVRLEDRDQAQDAGCDGFIAKPIDTRAFPAQVASFLEKPL
- a CDS encoding response regulator transcription factor, with the protein product MTIPPHVWIVDDDQSLRKLYAFILEQEGFSTEKFGSKEEVLLRLKAGPPDLLLLDLGLPDGDGQEICRIFRDDPAAAAIPIVVVTGSLDMTDRYRALAEGADDFLTKPIDQMELVLRMRNLLKRAAGFHLRDTECLRAGDLELDLRNHELRSGERQVQLTPSEFAILRHLLERVGVPVSAETLLVEALGYPPRLGNPEILRAHVKKIRRKIEDNPDEPRILVNRPRLGYMVPEPRRA